One stretch of Candidatus Nealsonbacteria bacterium DNA includes these proteins:
- a CDS encoding nucleotidyltransferase domain-containing protein: protein MDDQKRVENFLQDFSRQLSQRAGGDLDFILLFGSAARGEWRRGISDIDLIIQVKDSKKKKWFLKEAENIFWELDKKYETKFDEVCSTGGKKEAINNILEKTRLYVPFQVFGPGDIDWSKSEIKEKSLVIGAKLFASQAMIFKNMKYEGKILYGRDIKKEIQFKATLWEKIKALLIPFYIAFFSIFVSLFFPKTALKLSDKAVIYSIGSTFFFLDKLPRQNLKENVQELEKEIHSFDGYKFNIFLMAETDFLLSFAHQNFLNFQFVKDAIKIKHNWQEESKKFGRWRIFKFCSRTLLFVNSMNWYAILRADKQKIFLKTLFVLRTAALLIIICFLLYYLIK from the coding sequence ATGGACGACCAGAAGAGAGTAGAAAACTTTCTTCAAGATTTTTCCCGCCAGTTATCTCAAAGAGCTGGCGGCGATTTAGATTTTATATTGCTTTTTGGCAGTGCGGCTCGGGGAGAGTGGAGGAGAGGAATCAGCGACATTGATTTGATTATTCAAGTCAAAGACTCAAAAAAGAAAAAATGGTTTTTGAAAGAAGCGGAAAATATATTTTGGGAGCTGGATAAAAAATATGAGACCAAGTTTGATGAAGTTTGCTCAACAGGGGGAAAAAAAGAAGCCATTAATAATATTTTAGAAAAAACAAGACTTTACGTGCCTTTTCAGGTTTTCGGTCCGGGAGACATAGATTGGTCAAAGAGCGAAATTAAAGAAAAAAGTTTGGTTATCGGAGCTAAATTATTCGCTTCCCAGGCAATGATTTTCAAAAACATGAAATATGAGGGCAAGATTTTATACGGCCGGGATATAAAAAAAGAGATTCAATTCAAGGCAACTTTATGGGAAAAAATTAAAGCACTTTTAATTCCTTTTTATATCGCTTTTTTTTCCATTTTTGTATCTTTATTCTTCCCTAAAACCGCTTTAAAGCTGTCCGATAAAGCGGTTATTTATTCAATAGGTTCAACTTTTTTCTTTTTAGACAAGCTTCCCAGACAGAATTTAAAAGAAAATGTTCAAGAACTGGAAAAAGAAATACACAGCTTTGACGGTTACAAATTTAATATTTTTTTGATGGCAGAAACGGATTTTTTATTAAGTTTCGCCCATCAAAATTTTTTAAATTTTCAATTCGTTAAAGATGCCATTAAAATTAAACATAACTGGCAGGAAGAAAGCAAAAAATTCGGCCGATGGCGAATATTTAAATTCTGTTCGAGAACGCTTTTATTTGTTAACTCAATGAATTGGTACGCCATATTAAGAGCTGATAAGCAGAAAATATTTTTAAAAACCTTGTTTGTTTTAAGAACAGCGGCCTTGTTAATAATAATTTGCTTTTTGCTTTATTATCTAATAAAATAA
- a CDS encoding DUF2007 domain-containing protein: MEEDFIFLMAISDYEVEIICQRLKESGIEYLVKDNNANAWQRQYGGASLLGKEICVKPSQLAQAKELLNIEDSSLKFPSQDRKIFKFLKIPVTIYLLIFFSLILLSVYFIIKSYFGNL, encoded by the coding sequence ATGGAAGAAGATTTTATATTTTTAATGGCGATATCAGATTATGAGGTTGAAATAATATGTCAAAGGTTAAAGGAATCTGGAATAGAATATTTGGTTAAAGATAATAATGCAAATGCATGGCAAAGGCAATATGGAGGAGCAAGTTTATTAGGAAAAGAAATTTGTGTGAAACCTTCACAATTAGCTCAAGCAAAAGAATTATTAAATATAGAAGATAGTAGTTTAAAATTTCCTTCACAAGATAGAAAAATTTTTAAATTTTTAAAAATTCCAGTTACAATATATCTTCTTATTTTTTTTAGTTTAATTTTACTTTCGGTTTATTTCATAATAAAAAGTTATTTTGGAAATCTTTAA
- a CDS encoding thiamine pyrophosphate-dependent enzyme, whose translation MEKILSNQKGEKQLLLGNEAVIRGALESGVSFVSTYPGTPASEIGNIFFRIHKEAGVYFEFSVNEKVAMEAGVGASYSGVKTLVAMKNFGLNVCIDSLMPFVYTGSPAPTVLMIADDASCWSSAQAEVNTRPYSYLAHIPTIEPSDPQECKEFTKFAFELSEKFKIPVLLRLTTRVSHQQQIVTFGEIQKPNPRGTFIKNPHQFVTLPPRVLEMKAELLEKIEKIRDFAEKSKINRIEGNKKSPIGIITSGVSYLYIKEAMEELNLNLPILKLGFFYPLPEKKIKNFLKGFKKILIVEELENFLEREVKAIAKGANPKVKIFGKDLISEVGELRPENVIEALAKVTGKKYSNPVVKTKTPILKRKPQLCPGCPYWLVFSAVKKAVNEKEVIFGGDIGCYMLAGNPPHYLQDYLSCMGSSIGIAHGIKKVSDQKLIAFIGDSTFFHAGLPALINTVFNKSNPLIIIMNNQTTGMTGHQPHPAAPKEGEPLKIEDVVKALGVKNMKIVDQGNQEEMINTIKEFLNKTEVSVIIARRPCVFVAKK comes from the coding sequence ATGGAAAAAATACTTTCCAATCAAAAGGGAGAAAAACAATTACTTTTGGGCAACGAAGCTGTTATTAGAGGCGCCTTAGAATCAGGCGTTAGTTTTGTTTCTACTTATCCGGGAACTCCGGCTTCGGAAATCGGAAACATTTTTTTTAGAATCCACAAAGAAGCCGGCGTTTATTTTGAATTTTCTGTCAACGAAAAGGTAGCCATGGAAGCCGGGGTAGGGGCGTCTTATTCCGGAGTTAAAACTTTAGTGGCGATGAAAAATTTTGGCTTGAATGTTTGCATTGATTCTTTAATGCCTTTTGTTTATACCGGCAGTCCGGCTCCCACGGTACTAATGATTGCTGACGACGCTTCCTGCTGGAGTTCGGCCCAAGCCGAGGTTAACACAAGGCCCTACTCTTATTTGGCTCATATTCCGACAATAGAACCTTCCGACCCGCAGGAATGCAAGGAATTTACCAAATTTGCTTTTGAGCTTTCCGAAAAATTTAAAATTCCGGTTTTACTGAGATTGACCACTCGAGTTTCCCACCAGCAACAAATAGTAACCTTTGGCGAAATTCAAAAGCCAAATCCTAGGGGAACTTTTATAAAAAATCCCCATCAATTTGTCACTTTGCCTCCCAGGGTTCTGGAAATGAAAGCCGAACTTTTGGAAAAAATTGAAAAAATAAGAGATTTTGCCGAAAAAAGTAAAATTAACCGGATAGAAGGCAATAAAAAATCTCCAATCGGGATTATTACTTCCGGAGTTTCTTATCTTTATATCAAGGAAGCGATGGAAGAACTTAATCTTAATCTGCCCATTTTAAAATTGGGATTTTTCTATCCCTTACCTGAAAAGAAAATTAAAAATTTCCTTAAAGGATTTAAAAAAATATTAATAGTTGAGGAATTGGAGAATTTTCTTGAAAGAGAAGTAAAAGCAATAGCCAAAGGAGCGAATCCCAAAGTTAAAATTTTCGGCAAGGATTTGATATCTGAGGTTGGAGAATTGAGGCCGGAAAACGTAATCGAAGCCTTGGCTAAGGTTACCGGCAAGAAATATTCAAATCCGGTTGTGAAAACAAAAACACCGATTTTAAAAAGAAAACCCCAGCTGTGTCCGGGTTGTCCTTATTGGCTGGTTTTCTCGGCAGTAAAAAAAGCAGTTAACGAAAAAGAGGTGATTTTCGGAGGAGACATCGGTTGTTATATGCTGGCCGGCAATCCGCCACATTATCTTCAGGATTATTTATCTTGCATGGGTTCTTCCATTGGAATCGCCCATGGAATCAAAAAAGTCAGCGATCAGAAATTGATTGCTTTTATCGGGGATTCTACTTTTTTTCATGCCGGACTTCCCGCTTTGATAAATACCGTTTTTAACAAATCTAATCCTCTGATTATTATAATGAACAACCAGACAACAGGCATGACCGGGCATCAGCCCCATCCGGCAGCACCCAAAGAAGGGGAGCCTTTAAAAATTGAAGACGTGGTGAAAGCCCTGGGAGTTAAAAATATGAAAATTGTTGACCAGGGAAACCAAGAAGAAATGATAAATACCATCAAAGAATTTTTAAATAAAACAGAGGTTTCTGTGATTATCGCCCGGAGACCTTGCGTATTTGTGGCTAAAAAATAA
- a CDS encoding indolepyruvate oxidoreductase subunit beta: MKNKINQFNIVICGVGGQGLITMTKILAIAAQEEGYEAKTSELHGLAQRGGSVETHVRFGKKIYSPLVKAGGADLIIALEAQEAVKASFYASKKTGTVFLINKFLTPIIEQELIPLEKISKTLEDFSKKTLIVPATEVTQKEFNNSVLAGTYLLGKAIYQDLIPLKIPSILKAMQEIVPDKFLEINKKAFELAGNLEKQK, translated from the coding sequence ATGAAAAATAAAATAAATCAATTTAATATAGTTATTTGCGGAGTCGGAGGTCAGGGATTAATAACTATGACTAAAATTTTAGCCATAGCCGCTCAGGAAGAAGGTTATGAGGCTAAAACCTCAGAGCTTCACGGATTGGCCCAGAGAGGAGGTTCAGTAGAAACCCATGTCAGATTCGGTAAAAAAATCTATTCTCCACTGGTAAAAGCCGGAGGCGCTGATTTAATAATTGCCCTTGAAGCCCAGGAAGCCGTAAAAGCATCTTTTTATGCATCGAAAAAAACCGGAACCGTATTTTTGATAAATAAATTTTTAACTCCGATTATCGAACAAGAATTAATACCTCTTGAAAAGATTTCCAAGACTTTGGAAGATTTTTCCAAAAAGACATTGATTGTCCCGGCGACCGAAGTTACTCAAAAGGAATTTAACAATTCGGTTTTGGCCGGAACTTATTTACTGGGAAAAGCAATTTATCAGGATTTAATCCCGCTTAAGATACCGTCGATTTTGAAAGCTATGCAAGAGATAGTGCCGGATAAATTTCTGGAAATTAATAAAAAAGCATTTGAGCTCGCCGGTAATTTAGAAAAACAAAAATAA
- the typA gene encoding translational GTPase TypA — MNKIRNIAIIAHVDHGKTTLVDALLRQSKTSLAKDIANNDCIMDNNEIERERGITIFSKNAAVYYGDVKINIIDTPGHADFGGEVERVLNMADGCLLLVDAKEGPMPQTRFVLKKALEMGHKIIVIINKIDKEGARPDFALEATMELFLELGGHDQLLNFPVIYASGREGKAGETPDVSRMENILPVFEAIVRYIPPPIGNPKKTLQMLVTSITGDDFKGRIAIGRIHNGIIKANQEIMHINHNNEQKKYKLISLMTFFGLKKIDAKEALAGDIVALAGIPDITIGETITDPQNPMVLPIINIEQPTVKMTFMINDSPFAGKEGQFPTSRQIKERLYKELETDVALKVEDMDNRQWIVSGRGELHLSILIERMRREGYEFQVSRPQVITREINGQTMTPFEKVFIEVPETYRGIVIQKLGSRKGEMVEMRNTGNTVFLEFIVPTRGLLGYKSEFLTDTKGLGTINTSFYQYQADPGNWSERSQGSLVAHETGETNLYGLRNVQSRGILFFGPGVVVYEGQVVGQNSRSNDIRLNVCKTKQLSNMRSRGEGTTEHFNVPKTMGLENALEYIGDDELVEITPKSIRIRKIHLKEIDKKRADRKEKEKQNND, encoded by the coding sequence ATGAATAAGATAAGAAATATCGCCATAATCGCCCACGTTGACCACGGAAAAACCACGCTGGTGGATGCTCTTTTGCGTCAGTCAAAAACCAGCCTTGCAAAAGACATTGCAAACAACGATTGTATAATGGATAACAACGAAATAGAAAGAGAAAGAGGTATTACTATTTTTTCAAAAAACGCAGCAGTTTATTATGGTGATGTAAAAATAAATATCATCGATACTCCGGGCCATGCAGATTTTGGCGGAGAAGTGGAAAGAGTCTTGAATATGGCCGATGGCTGTTTGCTTTTGGTTGATGCTAAAGAAGGACCTATGCCCCAAACAAGGTTTGTTTTAAAAAAAGCGTTGGAAATGGGCCACAAAATCATTGTAATTATAAATAAAATAGATAAAGAAGGAGCCAGGCCGGATTTTGCCTTGGAAGCCACAATGGAATTATTTTTAGAATTAGGCGGCCATGACCAATTATTAAATTTTCCCGTAATCTATGCCTCAGGAAGAGAAGGAAAGGCCGGAGAGACGCCGGACGTTTCAAGGATGGAAAACATTCTTCCTGTTTTTGAAGCAATCGTGCGTTATATTCCTCCGCCTATCGGTAATCCAAAAAAAACATTACAAATGTTAGTAACTTCAATTACTGGAGATGATTTTAAAGGAAGAATTGCCATCGGCAGGATTCATAACGGGATAATTAAGGCCAACCAAGAAATAATGCATATAAATCATAATAATGAACAAAAAAAATACAAATTAATTTCTTTAATGACGTTTTTCGGACTGAAAAAAATTGATGCTAAAGAAGCTTTAGCAGGAGACATCGTTGCTTTGGCCGGCATCCCGGACATAACAATAGGAGAGACAATAACAGACCCTCAAAATCCAATGGTTTTGCCGATTATCAATATAGAACAGCCAACCGTAAAAATGACTTTTATGATAAATGACTCTCCTTTTGCCGGAAAAGAAGGGCAGTTTCCAACTTCAAGGCAGATAAAGGAAAGATTATATAAAGAATTGGAAACAGACGTCGCTTTAAAAGTTGAAGATATGGATAACAGACAATGGATTGTTTCAGGGCGCGGAGAATTGCATTTGTCTATTTTAATAGAAAGAATGCGCAGGGAGGGCTATGAATTTCAAGTTTCAAGGCCGCAGGTTATCACAAGAGAAATAAACGGACAAACAATGACTCCTTTTGAAAAGGTTTTTATTGAAGTTCCCGAAACTTATCGCGGGATAGTAATCCAAAAATTAGGAAGCAGGAAAGGAGAAATGGTGGAAATGAGAAATACCGGCAATACGGTGTTTTTAGAATTTATAGTGCCGACAAGAGGACTGCTGGGCTATAAAAGCGAATTTCTAACCGACACCAAAGGACTTGGAACAATAAATACATCTTTTTATCAGTACCAAGCGGACCCGGGAAATTGGTCAGAAAGAAGCCAAGGATCTTTAGTTGCCCATGAAACAGGAGAAACTAATCTTTATGGGCTAAGAAACGTCCAGAGCAGGGGGATTTTATTCTTTGGTCCGGGTGTTGTTGTTTATGAAGGCCAGGTTGTGGGGCAAAATTCAAGGTCTAATGATATAAGGCTAAATGTTTGTAAAACAAAACAGCTTTCAAACATGAGGTCCAGGGGCGAAGGAACCACAGAGCATTTTAATGTTCCGAAAACAATGGGATTGGAAAATGCGTTAGAGTATATAGGAGACGATGAATTAGTGGAAATTACTCCCAAGAGCATCAGAATCAGAAAAATACATCTAAAAGAAATTGATAAAAAAAGAGCAGACAGAAAAGAAAAAGAAAAACAAAACAACGATTGA
- a CDS encoding sugar phosphate nucleotidyltransferase: MQAVILAAGESSRFWPINGCHKSLIKIMGKPLILSLIEGIKENGIKEAIIVQGPKKEIQKELKNYKISIPIKYVVQPVPLGTGDAILKAQKNIKENFFVLNAERVDAKEHIAPILEKFKKEKAINKIILLAGKTLTPWLYGILKVKGDKVITLIEKPKPGEEQSDLKIVGTYFFPKDFLNYIKRVQPSVRSLGDAISLYAKEKEVKIVNINKETFALKYSWHLFDLRNYIFDKMLQEKISKTAKIAKSAKIEGKVFIGENVKIFEEAFIKGPCYIGDNSIIGSNALIRDYTNLENNTLIGAFAEVTRSVFQDNCQTHSGYFGDSIFNTNCKVGAGTVTANIRLDKGKIKSFLKGEKIDTGLDKFGAVVGKNTRIGINVSLMPGVLIGSNCQIGPQSLVFENIKDNTVFYTKAEGVIEQK; this comes from the coding sequence ATGCAAGCTGTTATTTTAGCCGCCGGCGAATCTTCCAGATTTTGGCCGATTAATGGTTGCCACAAATCTCTTATTAAAATAATGGGGAAACCTTTAATTTTATCTTTAATTGAAGGAATAAAGGAAAATGGCATAAAAGAAGCGATAATCGTTCAGGGGCCCAAAAAAGAGATTCAAAAAGAGCTCAAAAATTATAAAATTTCCATACCAATAAAATACGTAGTGCAACCTGTGCCTTTGGGGACGGGAGACGCGATTTTAAAGGCTCAAAAAAATATAAAAGAAAACTTTTTTGTTTTAAACGCCGAAAGAGTAGATGCTAAGGAGCATATTGCTCCGATTTTGGAAAAGTTTAAAAAAGAAAAGGCAATAAATAAAATAATATTACTGGCGGGGAAAACCTTAACTCCCTGGCTTTACGGCATTTTAAAAGTTAAGGGCGATAAGGTGATAACATTGATTGAAAAACCAAAGCCGGGAGAGGAACAGTCTGATTTAAAAATAGTCGGAACCTATTTTTTCCCGAAAGATTTTTTAAATTATATTAAAAGAGTTCAGCCCAGCGTTCGTTCTTTGGGAGATGCTATCTCTTTATACGCCAAAGAGAAAGAGGTCAAAATAGTCAATATTAACAAGGAAACATTTGCTTTAAAGTATTCCTGGCATTTATTTGACTTAAGGAATTACATATTCGACAAAATGTTGCAAGAAAAAATTTCCAAAACAGCAAAAATTGCCAAATCGGCAAAAATAGAAGGCAAGGTTTTTATCGGAGAAAACGTTAAAATTTTTGAAGAAGCTTTTATTAAAGGGCCTTGTTATATTGGAGATAACTCTATAATCGGAAGCAATGCTTTAATAAGAGATTATACTAATTTGGAAAACAACACTTTAATCGGCGCTTTTGCGGAAGTTACGAGGTCCGTTTTCCAGGATAATTGCCAAACTCATTCGGGTTATTTTGGAGACTCAATATTTAATACAAATTGTAAGGTTGGAGCCGGAACCGTTACCGCCAATATAAGGCTCGACAAAGGAAAGATAAAATCTTTTCTAAAGGGAGAAAAAATCGACACCGGTCTAGATAAATTTGGAGCAGTAGTCGGAAAAAATACAAGAATTGGAATTAACGTTTCTTTGATGCCCGGAGTTTTAATAGGTTCTAATTGCCAGATTGGTCCCCAATCTTTAGTTTTTGAAAATATCAAAGATAACACTGTTTTTTATACAAAAGCTGAGGGAGTAATTGAGCAAAAATAA